One Anthonomus grandis grandis chromosome 12, icAntGran1.3, whole genome shotgun sequence DNA window includes the following coding sequences:
- the LOC126743202 gene encoding lactosylceramide 1,3-N-acetyl-beta-D-glucosaminyltransferase-like: protein MNLYVKLFLLIVTFGIFYQTVFYFRHSGTIEPKITVGEQLVNLTDFQYVIKKDHLCDRGDLLLLVIISSAPKHVKKRQTIRDTWGRKRDHIKFLFNLGLSDQRTNAAIKLEDFRHQDIIQGNFLDSYKNLTYKSTLAVKYASEQCNSAKFILKCDDDVFVNTPQLMNFLKVDLAPTRPENTIFCLINDKMPVIRDPNEDNSKWYVPYEEFREEVYPRYCSGMFVLMTPDVAFNLHKHAQKTAFFWIDDVFLTGLVAKRIDHLRYVDMEGFTLVNVDIDAMLKKEDKDLTFLFGGFNMSRRQIRLLWRYVRAFNERRFS from the coding sequence ATGAACCTGTACGTAAAATTGTTCCTTTTAATCGTAACCTTCGGGATTTTTTACCAAACGGTTTTCTATTTTCGACATTCGGGAACAATCGAACCAAAAATAACCGTGGGAGAGCAACTAGTGAACTTAACAGATTTccaatatgtaattaaaaaagacCACTTGTGTGACCGGGGTGACTTACTTTTACTAGTGATCATCTCTTCGGCACcaaaacatgttaaaaaaagaCAAACGATACGGGACACCTGGGGTAGGAAGCGAGACCACATCAAGTTCCTCTTTAATCTGGGATTAAGCGACCAGAGGACCAATGCAGCCATAAAACTGGAAGATTTCCGCCATCAGGACATCATCCAGGGAAACTTTCTGGACAGTTACAAGAATTTGACCTACAAAAGCACTTTGGCGGTCAAATATGCTTCCGAACAATGTAATTCGGCGAAATTCATCCTGAAATGTGACGATGACGTTTTCGTGAACACCCCGCAGCTAATGAACTTCCTTAAGGTGGATTTAGCCCCCACGAGGCCTGAAAATACGATATTTTGCCTGATAAACGATAAAATGCCCGTCATAAGGGACCCCAACGAAGATAATAGCAAATGGTACGTACCATACGAAGAGTTTCGCGAGGAAGTCTACCCGCGGTACTGCTCCGGGATGTTCGTCCTAATGACCCCAGATGTCGCCTTTAACTTGCACAAACACGCTCAAAAAACCGCATTTTTCTGGATCGACGACGTGTTTTTAACGGGATTGGTCGCGAAACGTATCGATCATTTGCGATACGTGGACATGGAAGGGTTCACGTTGGTAAACGTGGATATCGACGCGAtgttaaaaaaagaagataaagaTTTGACGTTTTTATTTGGCGGATTTAATATGAGCCGGAGGCAAATAAGACTGTTGTGGCGTTACGTCCGGGCATTTAATGAAAGGCGGTTTTCGTGA